A single window of Achromobacter xylosoxidans DNA harbors:
- the folE gene encoding GTP cyclohydrolase I FolE, which produces MSLESHYTAILEALGEDPSREGLADTPARAAKAMRHLCRGYNQNLEEIVNGALFTSDTREIVLVKNIELYSLCEHHMLPFIGKAHVAYLPNGKVLGLSKVARIVEMYARRLQIQENLSRQVAEAVQSVTGAAGVAVVIEAQHMCMMMRGVEKQNSSMVTSVMLGEFHDNPSTRAEFLSLIR; this is translated from the coding sequence ATGTCATTGGAAAGTCACTACACCGCCATTCTCGAAGCACTGGGGGAAGACCCATCCCGCGAAGGCCTCGCGGACACGCCGGCGCGCGCGGCCAAGGCCATGCGCCACCTGTGCCGCGGCTACAACCAGAACCTGGAAGAGATCGTCAACGGCGCCCTGTTCACCTCCGACACGCGCGAGATCGTGCTGGTCAAGAACATCGAGCTGTATTCGCTCTGTGAGCACCACATGCTGCCCTTCATCGGCAAGGCGCATGTGGCCTACCTGCCCAACGGCAAGGTGCTGGGCCTGTCCAAGGTGGCGCGCATCGTCGAGATGTACGCCCGCCGCCTGCAGATCCAGGAAAACCTCAGCCGCCAGGTGGCCGAGGCGGTGCAGTCCGTCACCGGCGCCGCCGGCGTGGCCGTGGTCATCGAAGCCCAGCACATGTGCATGATGATGCGCGGCGTCGAAAAGCAGAATTCGTCCATGGTCACGTCGGTGATGCTGGGCGAATTCCACGACAACCCGTCGACCCGCGCCGAGTTCCTCAGCCTGATCCGCTGA
- a CDS encoding DMT family transporter — translation MPHLAMPRGDACNAASAPIAVRRTAPAAVPLLALEAALVVTWSSGFVGTRFSIDHGSAFLVVFWRCVLVALALLPWVAGPLRRTPAALLLRHAGIGLLAMAGYLAGVAKGIEYGVPAGLAALIADLLPIGTALLGAGLLGQRLNRRAWLGLLLGLLGVILVTRDALAWGGTPLWTYGLPLLGMLSLALATLWQKQADSPASMGLLSNLWVQCAISAVAFAALAGREGSLLPVASAGFALSVLWTAALSTLGGYGLYWICLRRSSPTRVASVLYLSPAVTLVWAWAMFGEPLSWLMLVGTAVSACGIWMVVRNEPR, via the coding sequence ATGCCCCACCTTGCCATGCCCCGCGGGGATGCCTGCAACGCCGCCTCCGCGCCAATCGCGGTTCGGCGGACCGCCCCGGCCGCCGTGCCGCTGTTGGCGCTGGAGGCCGCGTTGGTCGTGACCTGGAGCTCGGGGTTCGTCGGCACGCGCTTTTCCATCGACCACGGCTCGGCCTTCCTGGTCGTGTTCTGGCGCTGCGTGTTGGTCGCGCTGGCGCTGTTGCCCTGGGTGGCGGGTCCGTTGCGGCGCACGCCGGCGGCGCTGCTGTTGCGCCACGCCGGCATCGGCCTGCTGGCGATGGCCGGCTACCTGGCGGGCGTCGCCAAGGGTATCGAATACGGCGTGCCGGCGGGGTTGGCCGCGCTGATCGCCGACCTCTTGCCGATCGGCACGGCGCTGCTGGGCGCCGGGCTGCTCGGCCAGCGCCTGAACAGGCGCGCCTGGCTGGGCTTGCTGCTGGGATTGCTGGGCGTGATCCTGGTCACGCGCGATGCCCTGGCCTGGGGCGGGACGCCGCTATGGACCTACGGCCTGCCGTTGCTGGGCATGCTGTCGCTGGCGCTGGCCACCCTGTGGCAGAAGCAGGCCGATTCCCCCGCGTCCATGGGGCTGCTGTCCAATCTGTGGGTGCAATGCGCGATTTCGGCGGTGGCCTTCGCCGCGCTGGCGGGCAGGGAAGGCAGCCTGCTGCCGGTTGCCAGCGCCGGGTTCGCGCTCAGCGTGCTGTGGACAGCGGCGCTGTCGACGCTGGGCGGCTACGGCCTGTATTGGATCTGCCTGCGGCGCTCGTCTCCCACCCGTGTCGCCAGCGTGCTGTACCTGAGCCCGGCGGTTACCCTGGTGTGGGCCTGGGCCATGTTCGGCGAGCCGCTGTCCTGGCTGATGCTGGTGGGCACGGCCGTGTCGGCGTGCGGCATCTGGATGGTCGTGCGGAACGAACCGCGCTAG
- a CDS encoding YbdD/YjiX family protein, with protein sequence MLFSNMTSAAGAAGRYLGQTLRLMVGVPDYENYVEHMRRTHPDQEPMSYEAFFRERQDARYGGKKRIGCC encoded by the coding sequence ATGCTGTTTTCCAACATGACCTCGGCGGCCGGCGCCGCCGGCCGCTACCTCGGCCAGACGCTGCGCTTGATGGTCGGCGTGCCCGACTACGAGAACTACGTCGAGCACATGCGGCGCACCCACCCCGACCAGGAGCCGATGAGCTACGAGGCGTTCTTCCGCGAGCGCCAGGATGCCCGCTACGGCGGCAAGAAGCGCATCGGCTGCTGCTGA
- a CDS encoding carbon starvation CstA family protein codes for MHTSSKGLGQHLVWLAVAVLGAFALGTVALARGETINALWVVIAAVCVYLIAYRYYSRFIANKVFSLDPTRMTPAWKYNDGLDYVPTNKHVLFGHHFAAIAGAGPLVGPVLAAQMGYLPGMLWILAGVVFAGAVQDFTILFISTRRDGRSLGDLVKSELGKVPGVIALFGAFMIMVIILAVLALIVVKALTHSPWGTFTVAATIPIALFMGVYLRYIRPGKIGEVSIIGFVGLMAAITFGQDVAAHPVIGPMFDFDGKGLTWILIIYGFIASVLPVWLLLAPRDYLSTFLKIGTIVGLAIGIVVVAPELKMPALTQFVDGSGPVWSGNLFPFLFITIACGAVSGFHALISSGTTPKLIENETQARYIGYGGMLMESFVAIMALVAACVIEPGIYYAMNSPAAVIGTTPDQVAQVVSSWGFVITPADLVQTAKDVGESTIISRAGGAPTLAVGMAHILHQAIGGPSMMAFWYHFAILFEALFILTAVDAGTRAGRFMLQDLLGTFAPSLKRTESLPANLIATGLCVAAWGYFLYQGVVDPLGGINTLWPLFGIANQMLAAIALTLGTVVLFKMKRDRYAWVTVLPTLWLLACTLTAGWQKVFHADPKVSFLSHAAKYNAAIAEGKVLAPAKSLAEMSRVVMNDYINAGLCAIFMFVVISTVLFGIRSVMRARAENQPTARETPYETLPAAAAAGAD; via the coding sequence ATGCATACCAGCAGTAAGGGACTGGGTCAGCACCTGGTCTGGCTGGCGGTTGCGGTATTGGGCGCGTTCGCGCTCGGCACCGTGGCGCTGGCCAGGGGTGAGACCATCAACGCGCTATGGGTGGTGATCGCCGCCGTCTGCGTGTACTTGATCGCATACCGCTATTACAGCCGCTTCATCGCCAACAAGGTGTTCAGCCTTGACCCGACGCGCATGACGCCGGCCTGGAAGTACAACGACGGCCTGGACTACGTTCCGACCAACAAGCACGTGCTGTTCGGCCACCACTTCGCCGCCATCGCCGGCGCCGGCCCGCTGGTCGGCCCCGTGCTGGCCGCGCAGATGGGCTACCTGCCGGGCATGCTGTGGATCCTGGCCGGCGTGGTGTTCGCCGGCGCCGTGCAGGATTTCACCATCCTGTTCATCTCGACGCGCCGCGACGGCCGTTCGCTGGGCGACCTGGTCAAGTCAGAGCTGGGCAAGGTCCCGGGCGTGATCGCGCTGTTCGGCGCCTTCATGATCATGGTCATCATCCTGGCGGTGCTGGCGCTGATCGTGGTCAAGGCGCTGACGCACTCGCCGTGGGGCACCTTCACGGTGGCCGCCACCATTCCCATCGCGCTCTTCATGGGCGTGTACCTGCGCTACATCCGTCCGGGCAAGATCGGCGAGGTCTCCATCATCGGCTTCGTCGGCCTGATGGCGGCAATCACCTTCGGCCAGGACGTGGCCGCGCATCCGGTCATCGGCCCGATGTTCGACTTCGACGGCAAGGGCCTGACCTGGATCCTGATCATCTACGGTTTCATCGCCTCGGTGCTGCCGGTGTGGCTGCTGCTGGCCCCGCGCGACTACCTGTCGACCTTCCTGAAGATCGGCACCATCGTCGGCCTGGCCATCGGCATCGTGGTGGTCGCGCCCGAGCTGAAAATGCCGGCGCTGACGCAGTTCGTGGACGGCTCCGGTCCGGTGTGGTCGGGCAACCTGTTCCCGTTCCTGTTCATCACCATCGCCTGCGGCGCGGTGTCGGGCTTCCATGCCCTGATCTCCTCGGGCACCACGCCCAAGCTGATCGAGAACGAAACCCAGGCCCGCTACATCGGTTACGGCGGCATGCTGATGGAATCGTTCGTCGCCATCATGGCGCTGGTGGCCGCCTGCGTCATCGAGCCGGGCATCTACTACGCCATGAACAGCCCGGCCGCCGTCATCGGCACCACGCCCGACCAGGTCGCCCAGGTGGTGTCCAGCTGGGGCTTCGTGATCACCCCGGCCGACCTGGTGCAGACCGCCAAGGACGTCGGCGAAAGCACCATCATCTCGCGCGCCGGCGGCGCGCCGACGCTGGCCGTGGGCATGGCGCACATCCTGCACCAGGCCATCGGCGGCCCCAGCATGATGGCGTTCTGGTACCACTTCGCCATCCTGTTCGAGGCGCTGTTCATCCTGACGGCCGTGGACGCCGGCACCCGCGCGGGCCGCTTCATGCTGCAGGACCTGCTGGGCACCTTCGCGCCGTCGCTCAAGCGCACCGAGTCGCTGCCCGCCAACCTGATCGCCACCGGCCTGTGCGTGGCGGCCTGGGGCTATTTCCTGTACCAGGGCGTGGTCGACCCGCTGGGCGGCATCAACACGCTGTGGCCGCTGTTCGGCATCGCCAACCAGATGCTGGCCGCGATCGCGCTGACGCTGGGCACCGTGGTGCTGTTCAAGATGAAGCGCGACCGCTACGCCTGGGTCACCGTGCTGCCGACGCTGTGGCTGCTGGCGTGCACCCTGACCGCAGGCTGGCAGAAGGTGTTCCACGCCGACCCCAAGGTCAGTTTCCTGTCGCACGCGGCCAAGTACAACGCCGCCATCGCCGAAGGCAAGGTGCTGGCGCCGGCCAAGTCGCTGGCGGAAATGTCGCGCGTCGTGATGAACGACTACATCAACGCCGGCCTGTGCGCGATCTTCATGTTCGTGGTGATCAGCACGGTGCTGTTCGGCATCCGGTCGGTCATGCGCGCCCGCGCCGAGAACCAGCCGACCGCGCGCGAGACGCCCTACGAAACCCTGCCGGCCGCCGCGGCCGCCGGCGCGGACTGA
- a CDS encoding LysR family transcriptional regulator: MNQSLDIDLLRTFHAVARLGQFRAAAEHVHRSPAAVSVHIQRLEAVVGGRLLERDNQSVTLTPLGQRVLGGTAELLRVHDRVLGGIQGTALAGRIKLGLPDEYAAHVIRDILPLFAADWPGVVLEVTTAPSLALRDQVGRGRLHLALAAQAMARRPDPHSLAWPTPVWAGSARLGTPLPDPLPLALHAAHCPYREAMTTSLDRAGLAWRTVLSSPSSQAVEACVESGLAVSLIDRSRVTSAMRVLDTLPAIAAHEIVLLRAASAQTAPATDLLEQTLRRHFRL; this comes from the coding sequence ATGAACCAATCACTGGATATCGACCTGCTGCGCACGTTCCATGCCGTGGCCCGGCTGGGACAATTCCGCGCCGCGGCCGAGCACGTCCACCGCAGTCCGGCGGCGGTCAGCGTCCACATCCAGCGGCTGGAGGCCGTGGTCGGCGGCCGGCTGCTGGAGCGCGACAACCAGTCGGTGACGCTGACGCCCCTGGGCCAGCGCGTACTGGGCGGCACGGCCGAGCTGCTGCGCGTGCACGACCGGGTACTGGGCGGCATCCAGGGGACGGCGCTTGCCGGGCGTATCAAGCTGGGCCTGCCCGACGAGTACGCGGCCCACGTCATCCGCGACATCCTGCCACTGTTCGCCGCGGACTGGCCGGGCGTCGTGCTGGAAGTGACGACGGCGCCCAGCCTGGCGCTGCGCGACCAGGTCGGCCGCGGTCGCCTGCATCTGGCGCTGGCGGCGCAAGCGATGGCCCGGCGGCCGGACCCGCATTCACTGGCCTGGCCCACGCCGGTGTGGGCGGGAAGCGCCAGGCTGGGGACGCCATTGCCCGATCCCCTGCCCTTGGCCCTGCACGCGGCGCACTGCCCCTACCGGGAGGCAATGACCACCAGCCTGGATCGCGCGGGCCTGGCCTGGCGGACGGTCTTGAGCAGTCCGTCGAGCCAGGCGGTCGAAGCCTGCGTCGAGTCGGGCCTGGCCGTCAGCCTGATCGATCGCTCGCGGGTGACAAGCGCCATGCGGGTGCTGGACACGCTGCCGGCCATTGCCGCGCATGAGATCGTTCTGCTGCGCGCGGCCTCGGCGCAAACCGCCCCGGCCACCGACCTGCTGGAACAGACCCTGCGGCGGCATTTCAGGCTCTAG
- a CDS encoding response regulator — protein MTDPGSPIRLLLIDDHPLVRDGLRLRLETVPHLQVVGEAGNAAAALAFLQACLAEDPLGGTLPQLVLMDLNMPGVGGLELTAQLHERYPQIAVLVLSMHDNAEYMVQAVRAGARGYLLKDEPAQEILAAIDAVMTGRTYFSAAVSLRLSQASAPATLLTQRERDVLRHIASGHANKQIAQALGLSVRTVETHRLNIKRKLGIDGQAELIKYAVENRGV, from the coding sequence ATGACCGACCCTGGCTCCCCCATCCGACTGCTGCTGATCGACGACCACCCGCTGGTGCGCGACGGCCTGCGCCTGCGCCTTGAGACCGTGCCGCACCTGCAAGTGGTGGGCGAAGCCGGCAACGCCGCCGCCGCCCTGGCCTTCCTGCAGGCCTGCCTGGCGGAGGACCCGCTGGGCGGCACCCTGCCGCAATTGGTGCTGATGGACCTGAACATGCCGGGCGTGGGCGGGCTGGAACTGACCGCGCAACTGCATGAACGCTATCCGCAGATCGCGGTGCTGGTGCTGTCGATGCACGACAACGCCGAATACATGGTGCAGGCGGTGCGCGCCGGTGCCCGCGGCTACCTGCTCAAGGACGAGCCGGCCCAGGAGATCCTGGCGGCCATCGACGCTGTCATGACCGGCCGCACCTACTTCAGCGCCGCCGTGTCGCTGCGCCTGTCGCAGGCCAGCGCGCCGGCCACCCTGCTGACCCAGCGCGAGCGCGACGTGCTGCGCCACATCGCCAGCGGCCACGCCAACAAGCAGATCGCCCAGGCGCTGGGCCTGTCGGTGCGCACCGTCGAAACCCATCGCCTGAACATCAAGCGCAAGCTGGGCATCGACGGCCAGGCCGAACTGATCAAGTACGCGGTCGAGAACCGCGGCGTATAA
- a CDS encoding DMT family transporter, translating to MDKATSGWINGFIGVAIFAGSLPATRVAVAELDPIFLTCARAAIAAVLGWTLLWLLRQPRPGRAQLPALALTALGVVLGFPLLTALALQHVTSAHSIVFLGLLPLSTAIFAVLRGGERPRPAFWMFSVAGAAFVVGYALMGGLAVSLKGDLLMLAAIVVCGMGYAEGAKLSRTLGGWQVISWALVLSLPVMLPLALFTLPPSFAHVSAAGWISLAYVSLFSMLIGFVFWYRGLAQGGIAAVGQLQLFQPFMGLGLAALLLHEQVSWSMLLVTLAAVICVAGAKKHAR from the coding sequence TGGACAAGGCAACAAGCGGCTGGATCAATGGTTTCATCGGCGTGGCGATCTTTGCGGGCTCGCTGCCCGCGACGCGGGTGGCGGTAGCGGAACTGGACCCCATCTTCCTGACCTGCGCCCGCGCCGCCATTGCCGCCGTGCTGGGCTGGACCCTGCTGTGGCTGCTGCGCCAGCCGCGGCCTGGGCGCGCCCAGTTGCCCGCGCTGGCCCTGACGGCGTTGGGCGTGGTGCTGGGCTTTCCGCTATTGACGGCGCTGGCGCTGCAGCACGTCACCTCGGCCCATTCAATCGTGTTCCTGGGGCTGCTGCCGCTGTCCACCGCCATTTTCGCGGTACTGCGCGGCGGTGAACGCCCGCGGCCGGCGTTCTGGATGTTCTCGGTGGCGGGCGCGGCCTTCGTGGTCGGCTACGCCTTGATGGGCGGCCTGGCTGTTTCGCTCAAGGGCGACCTGCTGATGCTGGCGGCCATCGTGGTCTGCGGCATGGGCTACGCCGAAGGCGCCAAGCTGTCGCGCACGCTGGGCGGCTGGCAGGTCATCAGCTGGGCCCTGGTGCTGTCCTTGCCGGTGATGCTGCCGCTGGCGCTGTTCACCCTGCCGCCCTCCTTCGCCCATGTCAGCGCGGCCGGCTGGATCAGCCTGGCCTACGTGTCGCTGTTCAGCATGCTGATCGGCTTCGTGTTCTGGTACCGCGGGCTGGCCCAGGGCGGAATCGCCGCGGTGGGCCAGCTGCAGTTGTTCCAGCCGTTCATGGGCCTGGGCCTGGCGGCGCTGCTGCTGCACGAACAGGTCAGCTGGAGCATGTTGCTGGTGACGCTGGCCGCCGTGATCTGCGTGGCCGGAGCCAAGAAGCACGCGCGCTAG
- a CDS encoding cache domain-containing protein → MKLRLKILLLAAVPLLVALAAIAVAVYVQGLQLAQREKEVVESAWLGSKESELRHYVSLAYSAIAPLQDASDGDAARERALALLAQMEFGHDGYFFVYDLQGRNLMHPRQPELVGRDLWNLRDTHGQPVIQNLLTAARRGGSQGEAVHYQWEKPSTHQMVEKLGYVVVLERWGWMLGTGIYLDDVEQTLAHIDAAAQSNIRNMFAWVAGIAAVSILGVAACGLALNISDHRQSDAKLRLMAQQLVRSQEDERARLSRELHDGISQVLVSIKLALEAARERVRQALGAEPRALAHIDTPLGSALDRLNTAVGEVRRISHNLRPTLLDDLGLPAALEHLGREFAGASQDGAAPLTVRLATQGRPVKLPDAYATALFRVTQEALTNVVRHAGARRADLTLAYTERDLRLTIHDDGRGFDYAEVQQDPRRGIGLRNMRERMTALSGSLSFHTSDQGTTLQAWLPLPPPTPDVSRPA, encoded by the coding sequence ATGAAGCTGCGTCTGAAAATCCTGCTGCTGGCCGCCGTCCCCCTGCTGGTGGCGCTGGCGGCCATTGCCGTGGCCGTCTACGTGCAGGGCCTGCAACTGGCGCAGCGCGAAAAAGAGGTGGTGGAAAGCGCCTGGCTGGGCAGCAAGGAAAGCGAGCTGCGCCACTATGTCAGCCTGGCCTACAGCGCCATCGCCCCGCTGCAGGACGCCAGCGACGGCGACGCCGCCCGCGAGCGCGCGCTGGCGCTGCTGGCGCAGATGGAATTCGGCCACGACGGCTATTTCTTCGTCTACGACCTGCAAGGGCGGAACCTGATGCACCCGCGCCAGCCCGAACTGGTCGGCCGCGACCTCTGGAACCTGCGCGACACCCACGGCCAGCCGGTGATCCAGAACCTGCTGACGGCCGCCCGCCGCGGCGGCAGCCAGGGCGAGGCGGTGCACTACCAGTGGGAAAAGCCCTCGACCCACCAGATGGTGGAAAAGCTCGGCTACGTGGTGGTGCTGGAACGCTGGGGCTGGATGCTGGGCACCGGCATCTACCTGGACGACGTCGAACAGACCCTGGCGCACATCGACGCCGCCGCCCAGTCCAACATCCGCAACATGTTCGCCTGGGTCGCCGGCATCGCCGCCGTCTCGATCCTGGGCGTGGCCGCCTGCGGCCTGGCGCTCAATATCAGCGACCACCGTCAGTCCGACGCCAAGCTGCGGCTGATGGCGCAGCAGCTGGTGCGGTCGCAGGAAGACGAACGCGCCCGCCTGTCGCGCGAGCTGCACGATGGCATCAGCCAGGTGCTGGTGTCGATCAAGCTGGCGCTGGAAGCCGCGCGCGAACGGGTACGCCAGGCCCTGGGGGCCGAGCCGCGCGCGCTGGCGCACATCGACACGCCATTGGGCAGCGCGCTCGATCGCCTCAATACCGCGGTGGGCGAAGTGCGGCGCATCTCGCACAACCTGCGCCCGACCCTGCTGGATGACCTGGGCCTGCCGGCCGCGCTGGAGCACCTGGGCCGGGAATTCGCCGGCGCCAGCCAGGATGGCGCGGCGCCCCTGACGGTGCGGCTGGCCACGCAGGGCCGCCCCGTCAAGCTGCCCGACGCCTACGCCACCGCCCTGTTCCGCGTTACCCAGGAGGCCCTGACCAACGTCGTGCGCCACGCCGGCGCCCGCCGCGCCGACCTGACGCTGGCATACACCGAACGCGACCTGCGCCTGACCATCCATGACGACGGCCGCGGCTTCGACTACGCCGAAGTGCAGCAGGATCCGCGCCGCGGCATCGGCCTGCGCAACATGCGCGAACGCATGACCGCGCTGTCCGGCAGCCTCAGTTTCCATACCTCCGACCAGGGCACCACCCTGCAGGCCTGGCTGCCCTTGCCGCCGCCCACCCCCGACGTTTCCAGACCCGCATGA